One genomic region from Anopheles bellator chromosome 2, idAnoBellAS_SP24_06.2, whole genome shotgun sequence encodes:
- the LOC131208556 gene encoding sodium-coupled monocarboxylate transporter 1 has protein sequence MTIARSTLAESLRELYQFSVVDYCVFALMLIFSAACGIYFGFFKRSIGADDEVTPESSSSDDDESGHQRKKKKTTSTFGSSTMDEYLLGSRKLKAFPVAMSLVAGYISGVTILGTPAEIYNFGTQYWLIVLPILLMGVAVCTIYLPVFCSLKLNSSYEYLELRFNSYVRSIASVMFVLDELFFLPMIIYVPALAFNQVTGFNLYLIGAIVCVVCIFYTLLGGIKAVVFTDAWQVVVMFISVVVVVIIGTIAIGGPDIIWDRSLDGGRIDFFNMSPSMYERQTFWAVLIGGFFYWTSFNSVNQTMVQRYMSLPNLKKAKLSIAMFTVGMGVFVSVCCYAGLLLYGKYYECDPASVGLVTTDDQLFPHYVMEAVGKLKGIPGLFIAGVFGAALSSLSVVLNSTSAVLLEDILKGLFRVNPTPFVANVFVRGSVVVLGLAAMGCLFIIEKLGGILSVATSLSAIAAGTTCGIFTLGMLVPWSNAKGALFGGISGALLSGWVSLGSQFAGAAGEIAPHKLPVSIDGCIEDLVTNMTLVNPVYPDEGDVFPLYRLSYHWITPIGVLTVLVVGTIVSFVTGPRDLRHIDPELISPVIHRFLPQESFGNYGTTSRTTEGPPANFCEEMQPQSSGSGVGSVPYGTTTTLGRNEQSPKSR, from the exons ATGACGATCGCCAGAAGCACGTTGGCCGAAAGCCTCCGGGAGCTGTACCAGTTCAGTGTCGTAGACTACTGCGTGTTTGCGCTGATGCTGATCTTTTCGGCGGCCTGTGGTATCTATTTTGGATTCTTCAAACGTTCGATCGGTGCTGACGATGAAGTGACACCGGAGAGCAGTAGcagcgatgacgacgaaagcggccaccagcggaaaaagaaaaaaaccaccagCACCTTCGGTTCGTCCACGATGGACGAGTATTTGCTGGGTTCGCGCAAACTGAAAGcatttccggtggcgatgagCCTGGTGGCCGGCTACATTTCCGGTGTTACGATTCTGGGAACGCCGGCAGAGATCTACAACTTCGGCACACAGTACTGGCTGATAGTGCTGCCTATTCTGCTCATGGGGGTTGCCGTTTGCACCATCTATTTGCCGGTGTTTTGCTCGTTGAAGCTTAACTCTTCCTATGAGTATCTCGAGTTACGTTTCAACAGCTACGTCCGCTCGATCGCTTCTGTGATGTTCGTCCTCGACGAG CTATTTTTCCTCCCAATGATTATCTACGTTCCCGCGTTGGCCTTCAATCAGG TTACGGGGTTCAATCTCTATCTGATTGGCGCGATCGTTTGCGTGGTTTGCATCTTCTACACGCTACTG GGCGGAATCAAAGCGGTCGTGTTCACAGATGCGTggcaggtggtggtgatgttcATCtccgtcgtggtcgtcgttaTCATTGGTACGATCGCGATTGGTGGTCCCGATATCATCTGGGATCGGTCTCTTGACGGTGGTCGCATCGATTTTTTCAA CATGAGTCCCTCGATGTATGAGCGGCAAACCTTCTGGGCGGTGCTGATCGGCGGCTTCTTCTACTGGACATCGTTCAACTCCGTCAATCAGACGATGGTGCAACGCTACATGTCGCTGCCGAATCTCAAGAAAGCGAAACT CTCTATCGCCATGTTCACCGTCGGCATGGGAGTGTTTGTGTCGGTTTGCTGCTACGCCGGGCTGCTACTGTACGGCAAGTACTACGAGTGTGATCCGGCCTCGGTTGGGCTGGTGACGACGGATGATCAACTGTTTCCGCACTACGTGATGGAGGCGGTGGGCAAGCTAAAGGGCATCCCGGGACTGTTTATTGCCGGTGTGTTCGGAGCCGCCCTCAGTTCGCTCTCGGTCGTACTGAACTCTACCTCAGCCGTGCTTCTGGAGGATATCCTGAAGGGCTTATTTCGCGTTAATCCGACCCCGTTCGTAGCGAACGTCTTTGTACGGGGCAGTGTCGTTGTGCTGGGATTGGCCGCGATGGGTTGTCTGTTTATTATCGAAAAATTAGGCGGCATTTTGAGTGTAGCCACGTCACTTTCTGCCATTGCCGCTGGAACCACATGTGGCATTTTCACGCTCGGTATGTTGGTGCCATGGAGTAATGCCAAGGGAGCCCTGTTCGGTGGTATTTCCGGTGCGCTGTTGTCCGGGTGGGTCTCTCTCGGCAGCCAGTTTGCTGGGGCCGCTGGGGAGATTGCGCCTCACAAGTTGCCCGTTTCGATCGACGGCTGCATCGAGGATCTGGTGACGAATATGACTTTAGTGAACCCAGTATACCCGGACGAAGGAGACGTCTTTCCATTGTATCGATTATCGTACCACTGGATCACACCGATTGGTGTGCTGACGGTACTGGTGGTCGGTACGATCGTGTCCTTCGTTACCGGCCCTCGAGATCTGCGTCACATCGATCCGGAGTTGATATCACCGGTCATCCATCGCTTTTTACCGCAAGAATCGTTCGGAAACTATGGTACCACTAGCAGAACTACGGAGGGACCGCCGGCCAATTTTTGTGAGGAAATGCAACCCCAGAGTAGCGGCAGTGGTGTAGGAAGTGTTCCCTatggaacgacgacgacgctagGACGAAATGAACAG TCACCGAAATCTCGATGA